In Pleurodeles waltl isolate 20211129_DDA chromosome 5, aPleWal1.hap1.20221129, whole genome shotgun sequence, one genomic interval encodes:
- the LOC138297173 gene encoding uncharacterized protein, with translation MKHGHSHAATHGIELSQGSVQRVKHGHSRAATHGVELCQGSVPRVKHGHSHAATHGIELSQGSVPRVKNGHSRAATHGVELCQGSVPRVKHGHSHAATHGIELSQGSVPRVKHGHSRAATHGVELCQGSVPRVKHGHSHAATHGIELSQGSVPRGKHGHSRAATHGVELSQGGVPRVKHGHSHAATHGIELSQGSVPRVKHGHSRKATHGVELCQGSVPRVKHGHSHAATHGIDLSQGGVPRVKHGHSRKATHGVELCQGSVPRVKHGHSHAATHGIELSQGGVPRVKHGHSHAATHGIELSQGGVPRVKHGHSHAATHGIELSQGSVPRVKHGHSRKATHGVELCQGGVLRVKHGHSHAATHGIQLSQGSVPRVKHGHSRKATHGVELCQGSVPRVKHGHSHAATHGIDLSQGSVPRVKHGHSHAATHGIDLS, from the coding sequence ATGAAACATGGCCATTCCCATGCCGCCACCCATGGAATAGAGCTGAGCCAAGGAAGTGTACAGAGAGTGAAACATGGCCATTCCCGTGCAGCTACCCATGGAGTAGAGCTGTGCCAAGGAAGTGTTCCAAGAGTGAAACATGGCCATTCCCATGCCGCCACCCATGGAATAGAGCTGAGCCAAGGAAGTGTACCAAGAGTGAAAAATGGCCATTCCCGTGCAGCTACCCATGGAGTAGAGCTGTGCCAAGGAAGTGTTCCAAGAGTGAAACATGGCCATTCCCATGCCGCCACCCATGGAATAGAGCTGAGCCAAGGAAGTGTACCAAGAGTGAAACATGGCCATTCCCGTGCAGCTACCCATGGAGTAGAGCTGTGCCAAGGAAGTGTTCCAAGAGTGAAACATGGCCATTCCCATGCCGCCACCCATGGAATAGAGCTGAGCCAAGGAAGTGTACCAAGAGGGAAACATGGCCATTCCCGTGCAGCTACCCATGGAGTAGAGCTGAGCCAAGGAGGTGTACCAAGAGTGAAACATGGCCATTCCCATGCCGCCACCCATGGAATAGAGCTGAGCCAAGGAAGTGTACCAAGAGTGAAACATGGCCATTCCCGTAAAGCTACCCATGGAGTAGAGCTGTGCCAAGGAAGTGTACCAAGAGTGAAACATGGCCATTCCCATGCCGCCACCCATGGAATAGACCTGAGCCAAGGAGGTGTACCAAGAGTAAAACATGGCCATTCCCGTAAAGCTACCCATGGAGTAGAGTTGTGCCAAGGAAGTGTTCCAAGAGTGAAACATGGCCATTCCCATGCCGCCACCCATGGAATAGAGCTGAGCCAAGGAGGTGTACCAAGAGTGAAACATGGCCATTCCCATGCCGCCACCCATGGAATAGAGCTGAGCCAAGGAGGTGTACCAAGAGTGAAACATGGCCATTCCCATGCCGCCACCCATGGAATAGAGCTGAGCCAAGGAAGTGTACCAAGAGTGAAACATGGCCATTCCCGTAAAGCTACCCATGGAGTAGAGCTGTGCCAAGGAGGTGTACTAAGAGTGAAACATGGCCATTCCCATGCCGCCACCCATGGAATACAGCTGAGCCAAGGAAGTGTACCAAGAGTGAAACATGGCCATTCCCGTAAAGCTACCCATGGAGTAGAGCTGTGCCAAGGAAGTGTTCCAAGAGTGAAACATGGCCATTCCCATGCTGCCACCCATGGAATAGACCTGAGCCAAGGAAGTGTTCCAAGAGTGAAACATGGCCATTCCCATGCCGCCACCCATGGAATAGACCTGAGCTAA